Sequence from the Rutidosis leptorrhynchoides isolate AG116_Rl617_1_P2 chromosome 3, CSIRO_AGI_Rlap_v1, whole genome shotgun sequence genome:
aaaacctcgtcgtagtattttatgtgtaatactaatactaataataagaataatattaataataataagatttaatattattaatattcttaataataataataataataataataataataataataataataatataattaaataaatacggagtaatggaatgaatcagaaacagatatgctcgagcttttataggtgtggcctgaattcagaccccatgcgatcgcatggttctgaaggccatttgccatgcgatcgcatggcccgtttttccagctcacatatttttgtaatttagctcgtcgacataatttaatataatatatataatatatttaatttatataattaattatatattatattaaattcacatgcatagttgacttgtaatttttgttccgataagtcgtacgtagtcactcgacttatgtctcggtttcggtttttcgaatgccttttcgtacgctgagaaaactagtacttttcgtttcgtgactcgtacctttgtcaaaatataaacttaatcattgataactatgtcactctaagtgtagctttaatcaattaagtgttttggttatttacttctataaatcatcgtctcgtagtatatacatatacatatacacacacacacacacacacacacacatatatatatatatatatatatatatatatatatatatatatatattttttttattttgaaatagtgtttaatgtagcacagtgtcaatttttactgtagcaattcactgtagcaaagtcaatttcactgtagcaaatagtgatttttgaagacaatgtagcattttgggtactgtagcaatttgaaaatactgtagcaaattagtgttttactggttcatcttaaacgctttagttaacttatctaaatatcaatcgaatcaataaatgaatgttactatcgtttactaaataacttgaaattatatatatgtatatatctttttaatatacataaatcagtttttaaatacacattggaagttatttataattaattttaataataaatatttcaacttatcatatatattcaaatagatatttaaaccaataagtttaatgtacggtatcaaacaattaatacatcgttacattttcaagttatagtatatatgtatctatttacatataattgttcgcgaatcgtcgaaaacaaccgaagggtatttaaatatataaaagtagttcaaaagttttgagattcagttttacagactttgcttatcgtgtcgaaaatgttaatcatacaaagattaagtttaaatttggtcagaaatttctgggtcatcacacgccgcgagttaaattttttcgacagtagcgtcttactcgaaataattttatgaacaagacGATAAGAATTacgtttgaaacggacactttttaaaaaacgctaaacacaatgaCAACCCATATCTTCCTCTATCACCGttagactcaaaataattttatcaacgaaacgaaactaactacgttcaaacTGAATAGATTTTCTGACAACGGCACTTAACACACATGCCATTTTCCCTATATGAATGTTTACATTATGTGTATTAACATAAGACCCACGTATCCTAAATAGTTTCAAACATAATAAGCAAAAACAGAGCACCCACATTATGACCCGAACGccaccgccgcaacgcgcggtcggTAACTTTCTAGTTATATACTAAAATGCATGCCACGATTCCTAGTTTCACTCATATCCAATTGTcgctttgagtttgcgttcacactacaacctGTCCCTCAACTTCGACTTACTTTACAGAACGACCCCTCGAGTTTACACTTTTTCGGGGGTAGAAAgcgtaattatataattttattaaaataaaagaaactaactcCACCCGAAATTTTAAcggaccctatcttctcgctcggtgcgagttaaatttttaaaAGACCACAGTTCAACTCGAAAATATCTGATGaacacaacgagactaactatacgcgaaacggacatcgttaataaaacactaaataacgggccctataatgtcgctcggtgcgagttaaattttttcgagaccaccgttcaactcgaaataattttacgaacacaacgagactaactatacgtgaaaaggacatcgttaaaaaaacactaaatatttcgggctgtaTTTCATACGTATACATACATTGTCCAACAAACAactcaacctactagatatattaggtactaaacaacgtatatacaaattcgaccgcgcgttgaatacaaccgcagcaacgcgcggtccaaTTATTATCCCTATATACTAAAAGCCATGAAGAATCCATGAAGAATATTGTAGTTTCAATTGTTTAGGATTGTAGTTTTGACTTTGTGTTCACACTGCAATCGGCCCCTCAACTttgcctcaatttacacaacgacccttcaagtttaaattttctcaggggtaaaaaatgtaaatatgcaattttattaaaataaaataaacaaattccacccgaatttttagcgtgtcctatcttctcgctcggtgtgagttaaatttttccgagccgaccgttcaactcaaaaaaaatcttacgaacacaacgagactaactatacgcgaaacggacacttcaaaaaaaaaaatgctCACTACatcggactatattcaatacatatacacacctataatatgctccgttaactatgaatacgtaACCCAAAGACCCCGCGCCGGCTCCTTTTTCTAGTTTTTTCCAGTTATAATTAATTTTTTATTTGTAGGGTGAAAGTAAATTATTTTATTTTCTGGTGACAAAATGAAGACTGACTAATGGGCTGCCGCGATACTTTGATGACTCAATATTGCCCCAAAAATAGttgttggatatatatatatatatatatatatatatatatatatatatatatatatatatatatatatatatattatatgctggTGATAATAATTAGGTTTATCAGTAGTAGCATTTAGTTtagtactacgtataatataaaaaaaaaaaaaaaaatacaaatcgtATTTAGTTCAACTCATATAGTTGAAAATCAGTAGTGAAAATGGAGAATCAAATGCTTCAATTAATAATCGCAGTTGCAATTTCATCATTCATCTCTATTAATTCATACCGGAAAAAATCTCTCGATGTTTCCGGCGCACTCGCCGGATTTTTCGTTATGGCTGTTCATCTCTCCGTTAATTACAGGTTAATTTCAATTCATTTTTGTAATCtttatcatatatgtatatatgtttgttgtATGTATATGTGTGATTAATTATATTGTGTTGGTAGATTTGGAGCGATGTTATTAGCGTTTTTCTTTACTTCATCAAAGCTTACTAAAATGGGAGAGGATAGGAAAAGGAGTATTGATGCTGACTTTAAAGCAGGGGGTCAACGAAATTGGTACTCACTTATTTGTTTTCTTTTGATTCTAATTTGGGCTAGTTTTTGTACTATTGAGGATATATGCTGTTGAAATTtgtattatgataatgatgattatgcTATTGATGTCACATTGGCAGCAAATGTGCATATGTTGTGAAGTATGATACCGTAGGCTTTTAGTGATGCTTGTTTGGTTGTTTGCTTACAAATAACTGCGACTTAGATCGTCTTTATCGACTTGTTGATAAAGGGTGATGGTCGAGTAGGTTGGGTAACAGGTTGAAACATGACTCTCGACTATGGTCCTGACTTACGCCTATTAACCAGACCCATTTGACCTGCTCTCTTTTTCGCCCATTTCCTTTACCTGCAGGTTTTACTGTACTACTTCAAGTTGTATATGGTTTTAAAGTTTCTACTAGGTTCTATATGAATTTTGCTAATCCGTCTTTGAAGCAAGTTCTGTAAACTTTACATTTTTACTTTATATCTTTTTACTATGTCTTGGTAGACAATTAGACGTTACTTGAGCATCACGTTTTTACTTTTTCGTCTGTGTATGTTTACAGGATACAAGTTTTTTCCAATAGTGGAATTGCAACAGTCTTAGTTATAGCATATTGGAAGTTGAAAGCATCACAAGATACTTGTTTGGACTCGAAAGAATCACGGATCATAACATGTCTTGTTGGCGGATTGATTGGTCATTACTCGTGCTCAAATGGTGACACTTGGTCCTCTGAGCTTGGGGTACTCAGTGATGATCAGCCACGATTGATTACTAATTTCAAGGTGAGATTTCTTTAGCTTTCTTGATACTCTTTCCCATTATACTTGAATATAATGCTTAAATAACTTCACCATATGTCTTAGCTATTTGCATTACAGCATCTTACATTATGTAATATGATTGATGTATTATTGTAATGTTGGTTAATGTTTTTTTGTGACTTTGTACGTGAATTTATGACCTCAGCAAAAATTTATATCTTCAAATATTTGTCTTTGTTGTCATACGCTAATTTCTTTGCATTTCATTTGTCAGCTAATGATACTTTCGTATAGCCTTTTTCGCTAATATCACATTCTTT
This genomic interval carries:
- the LOC139898410 gene encoding protein PGR, encoding MENQMLQLIIAVAISSFISINSYRKKSLDVSGALAGFFVMAVHLSVNYRFGAMLLAFFFTSSKLTKMGEDRKRSIDADFKAGGQRNWIQVFSNSGIATVLVIAYWKLKASQDTCLDSKESRIITCLVGGLIGHYSCSNGDTWSSELGVLSDDQPRLITNFKHVRRGTNGGVTKAGLQAAAAAGAVIGLAFVIPGLFTKSCTSDTFLKQLLVVPVSAVAGLAGSLIDSILGATLQFSGFCSVRNKVVSKPGPTVKKISGLSILDNNGVNVVSILLTSMLTSFACLYIF